One stretch of Plutella xylostella chromosome 15, ilPluXylo3.1, whole genome shotgun sequence DNA includes these proteins:
- the LOC105392178 gene encoding cytochrome P450 6B5 — protein MFFTLSVILIALFIIYYWLKNKNSDYWKKRNVVYVEKKNPFGILWEFLTGNRSLAEVYKDIYDTYPGEPYVGVFIGSKPALLIRDPENIQAIFTSDFQSFHSRGIITNPNDVLADNILFMDDIRRWKLVRQKLSPIFTSSRLKNMFYIMEHCAKDFAIFIKENEELQKQPFNLLYTYTTASIGASVFGIDTKTKNSMNSPFHDMAWKSVTPSFKANLRFFVGNTFPSLFKMLKLKIFGDHEDFFVHVVKDVLQMRQTETNKRHDFIDICLDLQKNGIMKDTTTNYELELTDELIAAQAFFFFIAGADTSANTMHYTLLELSNNSNVLNQVLKEIDDVFDSCDNKLTYDHIEKMTYLDKVLNEALRKYPPIGLIQRKCTKDTVLPTGLTVSKNMITITPVFAIHRDEKYYPNPELYNPERFSHENAENLIKYTYLPFGEGNRICIGARYARLQVKAGLAWFLRCFTLEAQTLTPKTFEPSFFSLRATDCNYKLIPRSHSNLLFK, from the exons ATGTTCTTTACTCTGTCAGTGATATTAATTGCAttgtttataatatactattggttaaaaaataaaaactctgACTACTGGAAGAAACGAAATGTTGTTTACGTCGAAAAAAAGAATCCCTTCGGTATTTTATGGGAATTTCTGACGGGCAATCGATCTCTTGCTGAAGTGTACAAAGATATCTACGATACTTATCCGGGCGAACCATATGTGGGTGTATTCATAGGTTCCAAACCAGCACTTCTGATTCGTGACCCAGAAAACATTCAAGCTATATTCACAAGTGATTTTCAAAGCTTTCACAGCAGAGGCATAATCACTAACCCAAATGATGTGTTGGCCGATAATATTCTGTTTATGGATGACATTAGAAGATGGAAACTTGTGAGACAAAAGCTATCGCCCATTTTTACAAGTTCAAGGTTGAAGAACATGTTCTATATCATGGAGCACTGTGCAAAGGACTTtgctatatttataaaagaaaatgaaGAATTACAAAAACAGCCATTCAATTTACTTTATACTTATACGACAGCCTCCATTGGCGCATCCGTATTTGGCATTGatactaaaacaaaaaactcaATGAATTCACCTTTTCATGACATGGCTTGGAAATCAGTGACTCCATCTTTTAAAGCAAACCTTAGATTTTTCGTAGGAAATACATttccatctttatttaaaatgttaaaactaaaaatattcgGTGACCATGAAGACTTTTTTGTACATGTTGTAAAAGATGTTCTCCAGATGAGGCAGACTGAAACAAATAAACGACATGATTTCATCGATATTTGTTTGGATTTACAAAAGAATGGCATAATGAAGGATACTACTACAAACTACGAGTTGGAATTAACAGATGAACTGATTGCTGCTCAAGCATTTTTCTTCTTTATAGCTGGAGCTGACACATCTGCCAACACGATGCATTATACACTACTAGAGCTCTCTAATAATTCAAATGTTTTAAACCAAGTGCTTAAAGAAATTGACGACGTTTTTGATAGCTGTGATAATAAACTTACCTACGATCATATAGAAAAGATGACATACTTGGATAAAGTACTCAATGAAGCCTTAAGAAAATACCCGCCAATAGGGTTAATACAAAGAAAATGTACTAAGGACACAGTTTTGCCGACTGGGCTTACAGTATCGAAAAACATGATAACAATTACACCGGTTTTTGCTATCCATAGAGATGAAAAGTATTATCCAAATCCAGAATTGTATAATCCAGAAAGATTCAGTCATGAAAATGCAGAAAATCTAATCAAGTACACATACTTGCCTTTTGGAGAGGGAAATCGTATTTGTATTG gtGCAAGATATGCTCGCCTTCAAGTAAAAGCTGGCTTAGCCTGGTTTTTGAGATGTTTTACCTTAGAAGCTCAGACCCTAACGCCAAAAACTTTTGAACCTAGCTTCTTTAGTTTGAGAGCTACTGATTgtaattacaaattaattcCACGGTCTCACAGTAACTTATTGTTTAAGTGA